From the genome of Papaver somniferum cultivar HN1 chromosome 2, ASM357369v1, whole genome shotgun sequence, one region includes:
- the LOC113354500 gene encoding GTP cyclohydrolase 1-like, whose amino-acid sequence MGTVDAMSSHGEYLKEIEVNIIDRKLVVVEEEPENIRAIKASVKVLLEGLGEDSNREGLIKTPLRVAKALLDGTRGYKQNVNDIVQGALFPEAGLDNAVGYAGGAGGLVVVRDLNLFSICESCLLPFQVKCHVGYIPSEERVVGLSKLSRVADVFAKRLQSPQRLADEVCSGLQSGIRPDGVAVVLQCWHIHSPEVEINCTSPHSLSSKQDIQGWEKILVSSSSGILENQNGDFWVDFTSLLKFRGVDVEKARTQPSINRYWCPYRHLHASCNGHSTPEGNPLIHRAPCKTESPLYAMQNAVSMMIQSLGDDPSRKELLGTPHRFVQWLMNYKKCDLESHMKMNGGGSVQVQDEFWSELNIPLQSLCEHHLLPFHGMVHVGYFHSKGAEPIKRSTLQSIVNFFGCKLQVQERLSRQIAETISLILGGDIMVVVEANHICMISRGIEKVGSSTATIAALGRFSNGPTAKATFLHSISNATSA is encoded by the exons atGGGAACTGTGGATGCAATGAGTTCTCATGGAGAATATTTAAAAGAGATTGAAGTGAACATTATTGATAGGAAACTagtagtagtagaagaagaacCAGAGAATATAAGGGCCATTAAAGCATCCGTGAAGGTGTTATTGGAAGGGTTAGGAGAAGATTCTAATAGAGAAGGTCTTATTAAGACACCTCTTCGGGTTGCTAAAGCGCTCTTAGATGGCACTAGAG GTTACAAACAAAATGTTAATGATATCGTCCAAGGTGCTTTGTTCCCGGAAGCTGGTCTAGATAATGCAGTTGGCTATGCGGGAGGTGCAGGCGGGCTCGTTGTTGTTCGAGACCTCAACCTTTTCTCGATCTGTGAATCTTGTTTACTACCTTTCCAAGTTAAGTGCCATGTCGGATATATTCCTTCTGAAGAACGAGTAGTGGGCTTAAGTAAACTCTCGAGAGTTGCAGATGTTTtcgccaaaaggcttcaaagtccACAGCGATTAGCAGATGAAGTATGTTCTGGTTTGCAAAGTGGAATCAGACCAGATGGTGTTGCGGTTGTCCTCCAGTGTTGGCACATCCATTCACCTGAAGTTGAGATTAACTGTACTAGCCCTCATTCTTTATCTTCTAAACAAGACATTCAAGGATGGGAGAAAATTTTGGTCAGTTCTAGTTCAGGAATTCTTGAGAATCAAAATGGAGATTTTTGGGTTGATTTTACTTCTCTTCTGAAGTTTAGAGGCGTAGATGTTGAAAAGGCTCGTACCCAACCTTCCATCAATCGTTATTGGTGTCCATATAGGCATCTTCATGCAAGCTGCAATGGTCATTCAACGCCGGAAGGAAATCCTTTGATTCATAGGGCGCCGTGCAAAACAGAATCTCCGCTTTATGCCATGCAAAATGCTGTATCCATGATGATTCAATCTCTTGGTGATGACCCATCAAGGAAAGAACTTTTGGGAACCCCTCACCGGTTTGTGCAGTGGCTAATGAACTATAAGAAATGTGATCTGGAATCGCATATGAAGATGAATGGCGGTGGTTCCGTTCAAGTTCAAGATGAATTTTGGTCTGAATTAAACATCCCACTGCAATCTTTATGCGAACATCATCTTTTACCGTTTCACGGTATGGTTCATGTAGGATACTTCCATTCAAAAGGAGCCGAGCCCATTAAGAGGTCAACGTTGCAGTCAATAGTAAATTTCTTTGGCTGTAAACTTCAAGTGCAGGAAAGGTTATCAAGGCAAATAGCAGAAACGATTTCTTTAATTTTAGGTGGAGACATAATGGTGGTTGTTGAAGCGAACCACATTTGTATGATATCCAGGGGGATTGAAAAAGTGGGAAGTAGTACAGCAACGATAGCTGCACTAGGTCGATTTTCAAATGGCCCGACGGCTAAAGCTACATTTCTCCACTCTATTTCAAATGCTACATCTGCATAA